The Teredinibacter sp. KSP-S5-2 genome includes a window with the following:
- the glgX gene encoding glycogen debranching protein GlgX, with protein sequence MNDKKIYKTREGSPYPLGATSEDGGVNFALFSAHAESVQLCLFDEIGQNEIARIDLKYCTDQVWHVYVEGLEPGALYGYRVHGPYEPQRGHRFNSNKLLLDPYAKKIDGVFHWASIMYGYNAEHPQQDLILDDRDNSREMPKCVVVAQDEFHSDSPRPPKPKVPWRETVIYETHVRGFTQLNLEVPANQRGTFAGLSHPNVIKYLKQLGVTSVELLPIHGFIDEHFLVSQGLSNYWGYNTLHFFSPHHGYISGGSRKEFREMVDAFHAEGLEIILDVVYNHTAEGNHLGPTLSFRGIDNASYYVLQSHDARFYANDTGCGNTLNVKHPRVLQMVMDSLRYWADEMGVDGFRFDLATVLGREAHGFDPGSGFFDAIRQDPTLGQCKLIAEPWDIGPGGYQLGNYPSGWAEWNDRYRDTCRKFWRGDPGMLPEFATRIHGSSELFEHNGRGPSSCINFIASHDGFTLTDLVTYKERHNEANKEQNKDGHHANFSDNYGVEGDSDDLKVVTLRGRQKRNFLATLFLSQGTPMLLAGDELGRSQKGNNNAYCQDNEINWLDWQCIDNDGRDLQLFTRYLISLRRRYPMFTAPKYIHLPDEQTEGVVQCVRWISESGEEMQERQWTEQFTQSLGWILDAKPLDKDADIEPERLLILFNASSDSVVFTLPRDPNIKEWHCLLDTYFSDGLPRNTSFSAVSSVELNAKTMQLFAAKFEM encoded by the coding sequence ATGAACGACAAAAAAATATATAAAACTCGAGAAGGTTCACCGTATCCACTCGGTGCTACCAGCGAAGACGGAGGGGTTAACTTCGCGCTCTTCTCAGCTCATGCGGAATCCGTACAGCTATGTTTATTTGATGAGATCGGGCAGAACGAAATTGCGAGGATCGATTTAAAATATTGTACGGACCAAGTTTGGCATGTATATGTTGAAGGGCTCGAACCTGGTGCCTTATATGGTTATCGGGTACATGGTCCCTATGAACCTCAACGGGGTCATAGATTTAACAGCAATAAATTATTGCTTGACCCTTACGCGAAAAAAATTGACGGGGTTTTTCATTGGGCCAGTATTATGTACGGTTACAATGCCGAGCACCCACAACAGGATCTTATTCTTGATGACCGTGACAACAGCAGGGAAATGCCTAAGTGTGTTGTTGTCGCGCAAGATGAGTTTCATTCAGATTCACCAAGACCTCCTAAACCGAAAGTACCCTGGCGGGAAACGGTTATTTATGAAACCCATGTCCGGGGTTTTACTCAGCTTAATCTGGAGGTTCCGGCAAATCAGCGAGGTACGTTTGCCGGGTTATCCCACCCGAATGTTATTAAATACCTAAAACAGTTGGGTGTGACATCCGTCGAGCTATTACCGATTCACGGATTTATTGACGAGCATTTTTTGGTGTCGCAAGGCCTTTCCAATTATTGGGGCTACAACACGCTGCACTTTTTCTCTCCTCACCACGGTTATATCAGCGGTGGCTCTCGAAAAGAATTTCGAGAAATGGTGGATGCCTTCCACGCAGAAGGTTTAGAAATAATTCTTGATGTTGTCTACAACCATACCGCTGAGGGTAACCATCTGGGGCCAACCCTTTCTTTTCGTGGAATCGACAACGCTTCATATTATGTACTGCAAAGTCACGATGCGCGTTTTTATGCAAATGATACCGGTTGTGGTAACACGTTAAATGTGAAACACCCTCGTGTACTGCAAATGGTTATGGACAGTTTGCGGTACTGGGCTGATGAGATGGGGGTTGATGGTTTTCGTTTTGATTTGGCTACGGTACTTGGTAGGGAAGCGCATGGCTTCGATCCTGGTAGTGGCTTCTTCGATGCAATCCGTCAGGACCCCACGTTGGGACAGTGCAAGCTTATCGCTGAGCCTTGGGATATTGGCCCAGGGGGTTACCAGTTAGGAAACTATCCATCTGGTTGGGCCGAATGGAATGACCGTTATCGAGATACTTGCCGGAAATTCTGGCGGGGGGATCCCGGTATGCTGCCCGAATTTGCCACTCGTATTCATGGTTCAAGCGAACTCTTTGAGCACAATGGTCGTGGGCCTTCATCCTGTATCAATTTTATCGCCAGTCACGATGGCTTTACGTTAACGGACTTAGTTACATACAAAGAACGGCATAACGAAGCGAATAAAGAACAAAACAAAGATGGTCATCACGCAAACTTTAGTGATAACTACGGTGTGGAAGGTGATAGCGATGACCTAAAGGTGGTGACGTTACGTGGTCGACAAAAAAGAAATTTTCTGGCCACCTTATTTTTGTCACAAGGGACCCCTATGCTGCTGGCCGGGGACGAATTAGGGCGCTCACAAAAAGGCAACAACAATGCCTATTGTCAGGACAACGAAATTAATTGGTTGGACTGGCAATGCATCGATAACGACGGCAGGGATTTACAGTTATTTACCCGCTACCTGATTTCGTTACGCCGTCGATATCCTATGTTCACTGCACCCAAATATATCCATCTACCCGATGAGCAAACAGAAGGTGTTGTGCAGTGTGTTCGCTGGATTTCAGAGTCGGGCGAGGAGATGCAGGAGCGTCAGTGGACGGAACAATTTACCCAAAGTTTAGGTTGGATTCTGGATGCCAAGCCGCTTGATAAAGATGCAGATATCGAGCCGGAAAGACTTTTAATTTTATTTAATGCCAGTTCGGATAGTGTTGTCTTTACACTGCCGAGAGATCCCAATATTAAAGAATGGCACTGTCTATTAGATACCTATTTTTCTGATGGCTTGCCAAGGAATACCAGTTTTTCCGCCGTAAGTTCAGTGGAACTGAATGCTAAGACCATGCAACTATTTGCGGCGAAGTTTGAAATGTAA
- the glgC gene encoding glucose-1-phosphate adenylyltransferase has product MLDPNSRYVSRLTRDTMALVLAGGRGSRLHELTDWRAKPALHFGGKFRIIDFPLSNCINSGIRRIGILTQYKAHSLIRHIIRGWSHFKKEHGEFVEVLPASQRYSPNWYQGTADAIFQNMDIIQAEAPKYLLVLSGDHVYQMDYGAMLAHHVESGADLTVSCMEVPIEEAAGAFGVMSVDENNRIYRFDEKPANPTELKDKPGYTLASMGNYVFNTEFLFDHLQRDAEDDSSEHDFGKNIIPSLIEEFTIQAYRFRDPDTGDTSYWRDVGTLDSFWQANMELVEPSPSLNLYNRHWPIWTYQTQLPPAKFVFDDDDRRGYAVDSMVSGGCIISGGKITGSVVFSDVRVHSYSEIEESVLLPEVTIHRRAKVKRAIIDSACVIPEGMIIGHDHEHDKARGFRVTQKGITLVTREMLEKLDSGNK; this is encoded by the coding sequence ATGCTCGATCCTAATTCTCGCTATGTTAGCCGTTTAACTCGGGATACCATGGCACTGGTCCTTGCCGGGGGGCGAGGCAGCCGTTTACACGAATTAACAGACTGGCGTGCTAAGCCAGCATTGCATTTTGGGGGAAAGTTTCGAATTATCGATTTCCCCTTATCGAACTGTATTAATTCGGGTATCCGGCGAATTGGGATATTAACGCAGTATAAAGCGCACTCTTTAATCCGCCATATTATCCGAGGTTGGAGTCACTTTAAAAAAGAACATGGTGAATTTGTCGAAGTGTTGCCTGCATCCCAACGGTATTCACCTAATTGGTATCAAGGAACTGCCGACGCCATCTTCCAGAATATGGATATTATTCAAGCCGAGGCACCAAAATATTTATTGGTGCTTTCTGGCGACCATGTTTATCAAATGGATTATGGTGCGATGTTGGCCCATCACGTTGAATCTGGCGCAGACTTAACCGTATCCTGCATGGAAGTGCCTATTGAGGAAGCGGCTGGTGCGTTTGGTGTGATGTCGGTTGATGAAAACAATCGAATATATCGTTTCGATGAAAAACCTGCTAACCCAACAGAGTTAAAAGACAAGCCTGGCTACACATTGGCCTCAATGGGAAACTATGTTTTTAATACGGAGTTTCTCTTTGACCATTTGCAGCGTGATGCCGAGGATGATTCGTCGGAACATGATTTTGGTAAAAACATTATTCCGTCTTTAATTGAAGAGTTTACTATTCAGGCTTATCGGTTCCGGGACCCTGATACCGGCGACACATCATATTGGCGTGACGTGGGGACTTTGGATTCATTCTGGCAGGCCAATATGGAATTGGTAGAACCGAGCCCTTCCTTAAATTTATATAACCGCCATTGGCCTATCTGGACTTATCAGACACAACTACCTCCTGCCAAATTTGTGTTTGACGACGATGACCGCCGAGGCTATGCAGTTGACTCTATGGTTTCCGGTGGCTGTATTATCTCCGGAGGTAAAATAACCGGCTCTGTTGTATTCTCGGATGTTCGGGTTCATTCCTATAGCGAAATTGAGGAGTCTGTATTATTGCCGGAGGTCACAATTCATCGCCGGGCTAAGGTTAAGCGCGCGATTATCGATTCGGCATGTGTGATCCCTGAAGGTATGATCATCGGCCACGACCACGAGCACGACAAGGCTCGCGGTTTCAGAGTAACCCAGAAAGGCATAACTCTGGTAACAAGAGAAATGCTGGAGAAACTGGATAGCGGTAACAAGTAG
- the hemG gene encoding menaquinone-dependent protoporphyrinogen IX dehydrogenase, whose protein sequence is MGKYLLLYSTTDGQTKKICERIQLDLKRLGNYALCKPLTEASKQELKEHEKIIIGASIRYGKHNPSVYQFIDDNLALLEEKPSAFFSVNVVARKPEKNQPTTNPYVKKFFSEITWQPNLIGVFAGRLNYQRYSFWDRLIIRFIMVLTKGPTDPRTNVEYTDWNKVHDFTLKAHRL, encoded by the coding sequence ATGGGTAAGTATCTTCTTCTTTACTCAACTACAGATGGCCAAACCAAGAAAATATGTGAGCGGATTCAGTTGGACCTGAAACGCCTGGGGAACTATGCCCTCTGTAAACCACTTACAGAGGCCAGCAAACAGGAACTAAAAGAGCACGAAAAAATCATTATCGGCGCGAGTATTCGTTATGGCAAACATAACCCAAGTGTCTATCAGTTTATTGATGATAACCTGGCGCTATTAGAAGAAAAACCCAGTGCGTTTTTTTCCGTGAATGTCGTTGCCCGAAAGCCAGAGAAAAACCAGCCAACAACCAACCCTTATGTGAAGAAGTTTTTTTCTGAAATTACCTGGCAACCGAACTTGATAGGCGTTTTCGCCGGTAGACTAAACTATCAGCGGTATTCATTTTGGGACAGATTGATCATTCGTTTTATTATGGTATTAACCAAGGGGCCTACCGACCCCCGTACAAACGTCGAATACACTGACTGGAATAAAGTACACGATTTTACGCTTAAAGCTCACCGGCTTTAA
- a CDS encoding DUF1801 domain-containing protein: MKIPKPVDKIFSGYPKEARKCLLDLRNIIYEVAKDEGVKMLEESLKWGEPSYRPINPRIGTAVRIAWKSKTPENIYLFVNCKTSLVDKYRVLFSDVLTFEGNRAVVIPINKPLSYEPLRECIRLAFCYFL, from the coding sequence GTGAAAATACCAAAACCGGTTGATAAAATATTTTCAGGCTATCCAAAAGAAGCAAGAAAATGTTTGCTTGATTTACGTAATATAATTTACGAAGTGGCGAAAGATGAAGGCGTGAAAATGTTGGAGGAAAGCCTTAAGTGGGGAGAGCCCAGTTATCGGCCTATAAACCCTCGGATTGGCACCGCTGTCAGAATAGCCTGGAAAAGTAAGACGCCGGAAAATATCTATTTATTTGTAAATTGTAAGACTTCACTAGTTGATAAGTATCGTGTTCTTTTTTCTGACGTATTAACGTTTGAAGGGAATCGAGCTGTTGTGATACCAATAAATAAACCCTTGTCGTACGAACCGCTTCGGGAGTGTATTCGTTTGGCTTTTTGTTATTTCCTGTAA
- a CDS encoding glycogen/starch synthase encodes MQNNKKILMVAAENDALPRAKVGGVGDVIRDAPKALIKQGCEVDVVLPSYGFLARLEGAVLITSYAVIFGGKIYEISLLHYQEKGSKVNNIILHHPEFAPKGEKVYCNDPDWQPFATDATKFALFCAAVAQGLKIGAIARPDVIHCHDWHAAFLLILLKYAAQYKDLLGIHTVYTIHNLAMQGVRPLKGDESSFAQWFPELAYDAEMICDARFKDCVNPMRAGILLADKVHTVSPTYAEEIQHPSQYSQGIYGGEGLQHELSIRAQNGDLVGILNGCEYPKGAKYTKPSRKKIGEMIDTALLKWAAESTHLASAHWIAERRTKDWLAKKNAGFTMLSIGRVTEQKSRILQTKVSRGRTALEVILNRLGDEGTYIMLGNGDSKLESFFTKMSAVHDNFIFLNGYSDALSQELYKFGDLFLMPSSFEPCGISQMLAMRAGQPCLVNQVGGLKDTVTHTKNGFAFSGNNIFEQAENLVGIFDEALNLYQNNNVIYASLCKAAAKARFTWEESVKAYLERIY; translated from the coding sequence ATGCAAAATAATAAAAAGATTCTTATGGTTGCTGCCGAAAACGATGCGTTGCCTAGAGCAAAAGTTGGTGGCGTTGGCGATGTTATCCGTGACGCACCTAAAGCTTTAATCAAGCAAGGGTGTGAAGTGGATGTGGTTTTGCCTTCATATGGTTTTCTCGCAAGGCTGGAGGGGGCAGTATTAATTACCAGCTATGCAGTAATCTTTGGTGGCAAAATATATGAAATATCATTGCTCCACTATCAGGAAAAAGGGTCGAAAGTTAATAATATTATTCTGCACCATCCTGAGTTCGCTCCTAAAGGCGAGAAGGTTTATTGTAACGACCCCGATTGGCAGCCCTTTGCAACAGATGCAACCAAATTTGCATTATTTTGTGCTGCTGTTGCTCAAGGGTTGAAGATCGGGGCAATTGCCCGGCCAGATGTGATTCACTGCCATGATTGGCACGCGGCGTTTTTGTTGATTTTGTTAAAATATGCCGCACAGTATAAAGATCTGCTGGGAATTCATACCGTATATACCATTCATAATCTGGCCATGCAGGGGGTACGACCTTTAAAAGGTGATGAGTCATCATTTGCTCAATGGTTCCCTGAGTTGGCATACGATGCGGAAATGATTTGCGATGCGCGTTTTAAAGATTGCGTAAACCCCATGAGGGCAGGAATACTTCTTGCGGATAAAGTGCATACAGTATCTCCGACCTACGCCGAAGAAATTCAACATCCGAGTCAATACAGCCAAGGTATTTATGGTGGCGAAGGCCTGCAGCATGAATTGAGTATTCGTGCGCAGAACGGTGATTTAGTGGGTATTTTAAATGGCTGCGAATATCCCAAGGGGGCAAAGTACACCAAACCATCGCGCAAAAAAATTGGTGAGATGATTGATACTGCGTTATTGAAATGGGCTGCTGAATCAACGCATTTAGCCAGTGCGCACTGGATTGCTGAGCGGCGTACTAAAGATTGGCTGGCGAAAAAAAATGCTGGTTTTACCATGCTTTCCATTGGTCGAGTTACCGAACAGAAATCCCGTATTTTGCAGACTAAAGTCTCCCGTGGGCGCACAGCATTGGAAGTTATTCTCAATCGGTTAGGTGATGAAGGAACATATATTATGCTCGGTAACGGTGATTCAAAATTGGAATCATTCTTTACCAAAATGAGTGCGGTACACGATAACTTTATTTTCCTAAACGGATACTCGGACGCTTTGTCTCAGGAGTTGTATAAGTTTGGTGATCTCTTTCTTATGCCCAGTTCGTTCGAGCCTTGTGGTATCTCTCAAATGCTAGCTATGCGTGCGGGCCAGCCTTGCTTGGTGAATCAGGTTGGTGGATTAAAAGATACGGTTACCCACACTAAGAATGGATTTGCCTTTAGTGGTAATAATATATTTGAGCAGGCGGAAAATCTGGTCGGTATTTTTGATGAAGCACTAAATCTCTACCAAAACAATAACGTTATTTATGCGAGCTTATGTAAGGCAGCAGCAAAAGCACGTTTTACCTGGGAGGAAAGTGTTAAGGCTTATTTGGAACGCATCTATTAA
- a CDS encoding glycogen/starch/alpha-glucan phosphorylase has product MNADLPGPVLSNDAEQVTSDLHRHFNYTLGRFNTDEQQGYMLTALSLTVRDRLMERWRLTREAEIQDKPKRVFYLSLEFLLGRSLHNAILNLDVEESVRQALADFGCRLEDIESEERDAGLGNGGLGRLAACFMDSCATLNLPVRGYGIRYEYGMFHQSLCEGRQVEQPDHWLVEGNPWEIERLGRTRRIKFYGRTEFLHNAKGKIFARWVDTQDVLAIPYDMPIPGYNNDVVNTLRLWKAAATDEFNLQEFNEGDYSDAVAQKNLAEQITMVLYPNDTSESGKELRLRQQYFLASASLQDVISDWVKRNGEDFSEFANYHCFQLNDTHPTLAVAELMRILVDEYILDWDEAWEITTKTMAYTNHTLLPEALEKWSVRLVGELLPRLLDIIYEINARFMAVVAHRWPGDVDRQRRMSIIEEGHEPNVRMAYLAIAGSFSVNGVAALHSQLLTSGLFKDFYELWPEKFNNKTNGVTPRRWLSHCNPRLGNLVSDAIGDSWVTNFSDIKNIGEYAGDASFREKWFEVKQDNKKALAQLVKDKCNVDFDTSFMFDVQVKRIHEYKRQLMNLLHVIHLYDRIIRGEEDSVHPRCVLLGGKAAPGYALAKLIIKLTSNVAQVINSDKKVSERLKLVFLPNYRVSAMEVICPGTDLSEQISTAGKEASGTGNMKFMMNGALTIGTYDGANIEILDAVGEDHFFLFGLKEEEIADYRARNDPSTIISNDTDLNRVMNLLECGHFSLFEPGIFDPIIHSIRNAYDPWMVAADFRAYVQAQNKAADYYQNKQEWIKSSILNTAASGHFSSDRTISEYAKDIWGIKKR; this is encoded by the coding sequence ATGAACGCAGATCTACCAGGCCCTGTATTAAGTAACGATGCCGAACAGGTTACCAGTGATTTACATCGCCATTTTAACTACACCTTAGGTCGTTTCAATACCGATGAGCAACAAGGGTATATGTTAACGGCTCTGTCGCTAACTGTTCGAGATCGTTTGATGGAGCGTTGGCGATTAACCCGTGAAGCAGAGATTCAAGACAAGCCTAAACGCGTTTTCTATCTTTCTCTAGAGTTCTTGCTTGGTCGAAGTTTACATAACGCTATCTTAAACCTGGATGTTGAAGAGTCCGTGCGACAGGCGCTCGCGGATTTTGGCTGTCGCCTGGAAGATATTGAAAGCGAAGAGCGGGATGCCGGTTTGGGTAATGGTGGTTTAGGTCGACTCGCCGCGTGTTTTATGGATAGCTGCGCAACCCTTAATTTGCCTGTGCGTGGTTATGGCATTCGCTATGAATACGGTATGTTCCATCAAAGTCTTTGTGAAGGACGGCAAGTGGAGCAACCTGATCACTGGTTGGTTGAAGGAAACCCTTGGGAGATCGAACGGCTTGGTCGAACACGCCGCATTAAATTCTACGGGCGTACTGAATTTTTACATAATGCCAAAGGCAAAATATTTGCGCGTTGGGTAGATACTCAGGATGTTCTTGCCATCCCTTATGATATGCCAATCCCTGGTTACAATAACGATGTCGTCAATACCTTAAGGTTGTGGAAAGCGGCTGCAACAGATGAATTTAATTTGCAGGAATTTAACGAAGGCGACTATTCCGATGCAGTTGCCCAGAAAAATCTGGCCGAACAGATCACCATGGTGCTCTATCCAAACGATACGAGTGAGAGTGGTAAAGAGCTGCGTTTAAGGCAGCAATACTTTCTGGCCTCTGCAAGCTTACAGGATGTAATTTCTGATTGGGTGAAGCGAAACGGAGAAGATTTTTCCGAGTTTGCCAACTACCACTGTTTTCAGTTAAACGACACGCATCCTACTTTGGCTGTTGCTGAATTGATGCGTATTCTCGTTGATGAATATATCCTCGATTGGGATGAGGCTTGGGAAATTACCACTAAAACGATGGCCTATACCAACCACACGCTATTGCCGGAAGCCTTGGAAAAGTGGTCAGTACGTTTGGTTGGCGAGCTTCTGCCAAGACTGTTGGATATTATTTACGAAATCAATGCGCGCTTCATGGCCGTTGTTGCTCATCGATGGCCAGGAGACGTGGATCGTCAAAGACGCATGTCTATTATCGAAGAAGGCCATGAACCCAATGTGCGAATGGCCTACCTGGCTATTGCCGGCAGTTTTTCGGTCAATGGTGTGGCTGCGCTTCACTCACAATTATTAACCTCGGGTTTATTTAAAGACTTTTACGAGTTATGGCCGGAGAAATTTAATAATAAAACAAATGGGGTAACACCTCGTCGTTGGTTGTCTCATTGTAATCCCCGTTTAGGTAATTTAGTTTCAGATGCAATAGGTGATAGCTGGGTAACGAACTTCAGCGATATTAAAAATATTGGCGAGTACGCCGGAGACGCTTCGTTTCGTGAAAAATGGTTTGAGGTTAAACAGGACAATAAAAAAGCACTTGCACAACTGGTTAAAGATAAATGCAATGTGGATTTTGATACCAGTTTTATGTTTGACGTCCAGGTTAAACGTATTCATGAGTACAAAAGACAATTGATGAACCTCCTGCATGTTATCCATCTTTATGACCGAATAATTCGGGGGGAAGAGGACAGTGTTCATCCGAGATGTGTGTTGCTGGGTGGTAAAGCCGCTCCTGGTTATGCTTTAGCTAAATTGATTATTAAATTAACAAGTAATGTTGCTCAGGTCATTAATTCGGATAAAAAAGTATCAGAAAGATTAAAACTGGTCTTTTTGCCGAACTATAGAGTATCGGCAATGGAAGTTATTTGTCCGGGTACTGATCTATCCGAGCAGATTTCCACCGCAGGTAAGGAAGCATCTGGTACCGGTAACATGAAGTTTATGATGAACGGTGCGTTAACTATTGGTACTTACGATGGTGCCAATATTGAAATTTTAGATGCGGTTGGTGAAGATCATTTCTTCCTGTTCGGATTAAAAGAAGAGGAAATTGCCGATTACCGTGCTAGAAATGATCCAAGTACTATAATCAGTAATGACACAGACTTAAATCGTGTTATGAATCTTTTAGAGTGCGGCCACTTTAGTTTGTTTGAGCCTGGAATATTTGATCCCATTATTCATTCAATTCGCAATGCTTATGATCCGTGGATGGTGGCGGCGGATTTTCGGGCATATGTGCAGGCGCAAAACAAAGCTGCGGATTATTATCAGAATAAACAAGAATGGATAAAATCCAGCATTCTCAATACCGCCGCCAGCGGCCACTTTTCAAGTGATAGAACAATCTCCGAATATGCGAAAGATATTTGGGGAATTAAAAAACGATGA